A DNA window from Castanea sativa cultivar Marrone di Chiusa Pesio chromosome 7, ASM4071231v1 contains the following coding sequences:
- the LOC142643829 gene encoding uncharacterized protein LOC142643829 yields MDLAREEPINDLEADEMERQPLGDIPLRERHVYRTQYQGMVRQKAYIFDGCGNFYNKEWDLAEGRGNEFCWYHVELPKGTEKLAQSAQYLISVLCPPLKLQDILSLVSNGPFCGHVDGALVFRVNSPGPPSSEFTFRIAARVTENSVITVSLGRVPRLGFSQIGQSLLSEIPRVESPSSPGSEQKEGAGIVIREHVLEFLLTMNHSEEADNPVPKSVSNLVVHIVDTHVDHLQDVLTKLEMDLDSVELQLDKGGFALKKQMLDDRRFPKMHLDLQRLLQVIAHGEQVFPRVKEKCSSKHWFASEDINSLEELIGRLRRLKDNVGFIANRVTAIQAGLDSWQAEQINRKLYYLSFLSIVFLPLSIITGVFGMNVGGVPWTGQNAPELRDGFRNVMMLCLAMLLLVLLCFCFPFLYSRVAAWQRIRALGRSWSLNRKSFLRRTVQNGAIQDRGGYLRI; encoded by the exons ATGGACCTAGCTCGTGAAGAACCCATCAATGACTTAGAGGCAGATGAAATGGAGAGGCAACCCTTGGGAGACATTCCTCTCAGGGAGCGCCATGTCTACCGGACCCAGTATCAGGGTATGGTGAGACAGAAAGCTTATATATTTGATGGATGTGGGAACTTCTATAATAAGGAATGGGATCTTGCAGAAGGTAGAGGCAATGAGTTTTGTTGGTACCATGTGGAACTCCCAAAAGGAACTGAGAAACTTGCACAATCTGCACAATACCTCATTAGTGTTCTTTGTCCACCTTTGAAACTACAAGACATTCTTTCACTTGTCAGCAATGGACCCTTTTGTGGACATGTGGATGGGGCTCTTGTTTTTAGAGTTAATTCACCTGGTCCTCCCTCTAGTGAGTTTACATTTAGAATTGCTGCAAGAGTTACTGAGAATTCAGTGATTACAGTTTCTTTGGGCCGTGTTCCTAGATTGGGCTTCTCGCAGATTGGTCAGTCTCTTCTCTCAGAGATTCCCAGGGTGGAGAGTCCTTCTTCTCCTGGCAGTGAACAGAAGGAAGGAGCTGGGATTGTTATCAGAGAGCATGTTCTTGAGTTCTTGTTGACAATGAATCACTCTGAGGAAGCTGATAATCCTGTGCCAAAATCAGTCTCTAATCTTGTTGTTCACATTGTTGACACACATGTGGATCACCTTCAAGATGTTCTGACTAAACTCGAGATGGATCTGGACTCTGTGGAGCTTCAATTGGATAAAG GTGGGTTTGCTTTAAAGAAGCAAATGCTAGATGATAGAAGATTCCCCAAAATGCATCTTGATTTGCAGCGCCTTTTGCAG GTGATAGCGCATGGGGAGCAAGTATTTCCACGAGTGAAAGAAAAATGTTCTTCAAAGCATTGGTTTGCTAGCGAAGACATTAACTCCCTTGAAGAGTTGATAGGGCGGTTAAGGAGGCTGAAAGATAATGTAGGGTTTATTGCAAATCGCGTCACAGCAATCCAAGCTGGCCTTGATAGCTGGCAGGCCGAGCAAATAAACAGGAAGCTATATTATCTCTCATTCCTTTCAATAGTATTCCTTCCTTTGTCCATCATTACCGGAG TGTTTGGCATGAATGTGGGAGGAGTTCCATGGACAGGGCAAAATGCCCCGGAGTTAAGAGATGGTTTTCGTAATGTAATGATGCTCTGTTTGGCAATGCTACTTTTGGTGCTGTTGTGTTtctgttttccttttctttattccCGTGTAGCTGCCTGGCAACGGATTAGGGCTTTGGGCAGAAGCTGGTCTCTCAACAGGAAGTCATTCCTCAGGAGAACCGTACAAAATGGAGCCATTCAAGATAGAGGAGGTTACCTTCGGatttga
- the LOC142642045 gene encoding heat shock 70 kDa protein, mitochondrial, translated as MATAALLRSLRRRDVASASFSTYRSLTSNVKPSWAPSQLGQSWSSLTRAFSSKPAGNDVIGIDLGTTNSCVAVMEGKNPKVIENSEGARTTPSVVAFNQKGELLVGTPAKRQAVTNPTNTLFGTKRLIGRRFDDPQTQKEMKMVPFKIVKAPNGDAWVEASGQQYSPSQVGAFILTKMKETAEAYLGKSVSKAVITVPAYFNDAQRQATKDAGRIAGLDVQRIINEPTAAALSYGMNNKEGLIAVFDLGGGTFDVSILEISNGVFEVKATNGDTFLGGEDFDNTLLDFLVSEFKRTEAIDLSKDRLALQRLREAAEKAKIELSSTTQTEINLPFITADSSGAKHLNITLTRSKFETLVNDLIERTRGPCKNCLKDANITAKEVDEVLLVGGMTRVPKVQDVVSEIFGKTPSKGVNPDEAVAMGAAIQGGILRGDVKELLLLDVTPLSLGIETLGGIFTRLINRNTTIPTKKSQVFSTAADNQTQVGIKVLQGEREMASDNKLLGEFELMGLPPAPRGMPQIEVTFDIDANGIVTVSAKDKTTGKEQQITIRSSGGLSDDEIEKMVKEAELHALKDQERKALIDIKNSADTTTYSVEKSLNEYKDKIPAEVAKEIEDAIADLRTATAGDNIDEIKAKIDAANKAVSKIGQHMQGGSGGGSSSGGSQGGDQAPEAEYEEVKK; from the exons ATGGCCACCGCCGCCTTGCTCCGCTCTCTGCGACGTCGTGACGTCGCCTCCGCCTCTTTCTCCACCTACCGATCT TTAACTAGCAATGTCAAGCCATCATGGGCTCCCTCGCAATTGGGTCAGAGCTGGTCAAGTTTGACCAGAGCATTCAG TTCTAAGCCTGCTGGGAATGATGTCATTGGTATTGACTTGGGTACGACCAACTCATGTGTTGCTGTTATGGAGGGAAAG AATCCCAAAGTTATTGAAAACTCTGAGGGAGCTCGGACCACACCATCAGTGGTTGCCTTCAACCAGAAAGGAGAACTACTTGTTGGTACTCCGGCAAAACGTCAGGCTGTAACAAACCCCACAAACACCCTTTTTGGAACCAAGCGTCTAATTGGCAGACGCTTTGATGATCCTCAAACACAGAAAGAGATGAAGATGGTTCCATTCAAGATAGTCAAGGCTCCAAACGGAGATGCATGGGTTGAAGCCAGTGGACAACAGTATTCCCCAAGCCAAGTTGGGGCTTTTATCTTGACTAAGATGAAAGAAACGGCAGAGGCTTATCTTGGAAAGTCAGTTTCAAAAGCTGTGATCACTGTTCCAGCGTATTTCAATGACGCTCAGAGACAGGCAACAAAAGATGCCGGTAGAATTGCAGGCCTTGATGTACAGAGAATAATCAACGAGCCTACTGCTGCTGCACTTTCCTATGGAATGAACAACAAGGAGGGTCTCATAGCAGTTTTTGACCTTGGAGGTGGAACATTCGATGTTTCCATTCTAGAGATCTCTAATGGTGTTTTTGAG GTGAAAGCAACAAATGGAGACACCTTCTTGGGAGGAGAGGATTTTGACAATACCTTGTTGGACTTCTTGGTGAGTGAGTTCAAGAGAACCGAGGCGATTGATCTTTCCAAAGACAGGCTTGCCTTGCAGAGGCTTCGTGAAGCAGCTGAGAAGGCTAAAATAGAGCTCTCATCCACCACTCAAACTGAAATTAACCTGCCCTTCATCACTGCTGATTCTTCTGGTGCAAAACATCTGAATATCACACTGACAAGATCAAAATTCGAAACCCTGGTGAATGATTTGATCGAGAGGACTAGAGGCCCATGTAAGAACTGTTTGAAGGATGCCAACATAACTGCGAAGGAGGTGGATGAGGTACTTCTGGTTGGAGGGATGACCCGTGTTCCTAAAGTACAGGATGTTGTTTCAGAGATTTTTGGAAAGACCCCAAGCAAAGGAGTAAATCCTGATGAAGCAGTAGCCATGGGAGCTGCTATCCAGGGTGGTATTCTACGTGGTGATGTCAAAGAATTGCTTCTCTTGGATGTCACACCATTGTCACTTGGCATTGAGACACTGGGTGGTATATTCACCAGGCTGATCAACCGAAACACAACCATTCCTACAAAGAAGAGTCAG GTGTTCTCTACAGCAGCTGACAACCAAACTCAGGTGGGTATCAAGGTATTGCAAGGGGAGCGTGAAATGGCTTCTGACAACAAGCTTCTTGGAGAGTTTGAGCTTATGGGCCTTCCACCAGCCCCCAGAGGCATGCCTCAGATTGAAGTCACATTTGACATTGATGCCAATGGGATTGTGACCGTCTCTGCCAAAGACAAGACCACTGGGAAGGAACAACAGATTACCATCCGTTCATCTGGAGGGCTCTCTGATGATGAAATTGAGAAGATGGTTAAGGAAGCTGAGTTGCATGCTTTGAAGGATCAAGAAAGAAAAGCTCTGATTGATATAAAAAACAGTGCAGATACCACCACCTACAGTGTTGAGAAAAGCTTGAATGAGTACAAGGATAAGATTCCTGCTGAGGTTGCAAAAGAGATTGAGGATGCAATTGCAGATTTGAGGACGGCAACAGCTGGGGACAACATTGACGAAATTAAGGCAAAGATTGATGCTGCAAACAAAGCCGTATCGAAGATAGGGCAGCACATGCAAGGTGGTTCTGGCGGTGGCTCATCTTCTGGAGGTTCTCAGGGTGGTGACCAAGCTCCTGAGGCAGAATATGAAGAGGTGAAGAAGTGA